One Anoplopoma fimbria isolate UVic2021 breed Golden Eagle Sablefish chromosome 2, Afim_UVic_2022, whole genome shotgun sequence DNA window includes the following coding sequences:
- the htatip2 gene encoding oxidoreductase HTATIP2 encodes MTLLDATLGKATWILTVVVVVIAVIVSYLDDPDPVKYTSMAEDMTTLEENFRQQNKSCFILGASGETGKILLQELMGRNLFSKITLVGRRQLTFEDKAYENLVQEVVDFEKLEDYAAAFQGHDVGYCCLGTTKAKAGTDGFIRVDHDYVLKSAELAKAGGCTQFHLESSRGADKNSNFLYLKVKGQVEAEIEALDFDRYAIYRPGVLLVDRQESRPAEWFARKFFNAFSAVCSTPMAIPIQEVAKAMASNTLLQPEQKTEILENKAISSLGKSAGK; translated from the exons ATGACTCTACTGGACGCCACCCTAGGAAAGGCCACCTGGATCTTGACGGTCGTAGTGGTTGTAATTGCGGTGATTGTGAGTTATCTGGACGACCCCGACCCGGTTAAATACACCAG CATGGCAGAGGACATGACGACTCTGGAGGAAAACTTCAGgcagcaaaataaaagctgtttcaTCCTCGGTGCCTCCGGGGAAACGGGCAAGATATTGCTTCAAGAGCTGATGGGGCGCAACCTCTTCTCCAAGATCACTCTTGTCGGGAGGAGACAGCTCACCTTTGAGGACAAAGCATACGAGAACCTG GTACAAGAGGTGGTGGACTTTGAGAAGCTTGAGGACTATGCTGCAGCCTTCCAGGGCCATGATGTTGGCTACTGCTGCCTGGGAACTACCAAAGCAAAAGCTGGGACT gATGGATTCATCCGCGTCGATCATGACTATGTTCTCAAGTCAGCAGAGCTCGCCAAGGCAGGAGGCTGCACACAGTTCCACCTGGAGTCCTCCAGAGGAGCCGATAAGAACAGCAACTTCCTCTACCTCAAAGTcaag GGACAAGTGGAAGCAGAGATTGAGGCGCTGGACTTTGACAGATATGCCATTTACAGACCAGG GGTCTTGTTGGTCGATAGGCAGGAGAGTCGGCCGGCCGAGTGGTTTGCCAGGAAATTCTTCAATGCCTTTTCTGCCGTGTGTTCTACGCCCATGGCCATCCCAATCCAAGAAGTGGCGAAAGCGATGGCGTCAAACACTCTGCTTCAACCTGAGCAGAAGACGGAGATCCTGGAGAACAAAGCCATCTCCAGTCTGGGAAAGAGTGCAgggaagtga
- the LOC129105594 gene encoding uncharacterized protein LOC129105594, with amino-acid sequence MSPRECFRLFVLFSWLLVGDVNCANTQRGYVRHIQTGQAPMIVHNDNIDYTRWSEPTLFRVPPAGYETSTVDRRTSGNINSAQEDHPSRVSHLKSGLNSASVARGPSNVASSRSENKTFAFPDDQKINHTKFDSAPSRIYHDRTKSTESFQRVGVEKASAGFGANNRRAPIYSHSSKASPNIHNLKSSLKPESRTIHVFPKRFHPGRTSLLQHVKLCDVKTQSPGSISARKVDTRRTRVYSGDVMSEAKGYTHVCRLKPSSDKTRPQASFTTGRKFFGRDYPPAKQNQGSSSHDSTRLGFGRGVAAPSERQLNSRVSQFSSRHPPSPDRAQIRAQGKFKPFQRRPANDASPAHDHFAVTTTLPSLKSTGILALIVTSTTGERSTKSASPMQTEG; translated from the exons ATGAGCCCCAGAGAGTGTTTTAG GCTGTTTGTGCTTTTCTCTTGGCTGCTTGTTGGTGATGTAAATTGTGCGAATACCCAGAGAG GTTATGTCCGACATATCCAGACAGGACAGGCCCCAATGATAGTCCACAATGACAACATAGACTATACCAGATGGAGTGAACCGACTTTATTCAGAGTACCTCCAGCTGGTTACGAGACATCAACTGTGGACAGACGGACAAGTGGCAACATTAACTCTGCTCAAGAAGATCATCCAAGCCGAGTCAGCCATTTAAAATCTGGCTTAAACTCGGCCTCAGTTGCTCGAGGACCAAGTAATGTGGCGTCCAGCCGCTCTGAAAACAAAACGTTCGCTTTTCCAGATGACCAGAAGATTAATCACACAAAATTTGATTCTGCTCCATCCCGAATCTATCATGACAGAACTAAGTCAACAGAAAGTTTTCAACGTGTTGGGGTAGAGAAAGCTTCAGCAGGCTTTGGAGCCAACAACCGAAGGGCCCCCATCTATTCACACAGCAGTAAAGCAAGTCCAAATATTCACAACTTAAAGTCAAGTCTGAAGCCTGAGTCTCGAACGATTCATGTTTTCCCCAAAAGATTTCATCCCGGCAGAACAAGCTTGTTGCAACATGTCAAACTTTGCGACGTAAAGACACAATCTCCTGGCAGCATTTCAGCACGAAAAGTTGACACACGGCGTACAAGGGTTTATAGCGGTGATGTGATGTCTGAGGCGAAAGGATACACCCATGTCTGCCGGCTCAAGCCTAGTTCTGACAAAACACGGCCCCAAGCTAGTTTTACCACAGGTAGAAAGTTCTTTGGAAGAGATTATCCACCTGCAAAACAGAATCAGGGCAGTTCTAGCCACGATTCTACACGACTGGGGTTTGGTCGCGGTGTTGCGGCACCAAGTGAAAGGCAGCTGAATTCCAGAGTAAGCCAATTCAGCAGCCGGCATCCTCCATCACCGGACAGAGCGCAAATTCGCGCCCAAGGCAAGTTTAAACCTTTCCAACGACGTCCTGCAAATGACGCGTCTCCTGCTCACGACCATTTTGCAGTGACAACCACACTCCCTAGTTTGAAGTCCACAGGTATACTGGCATTGATTGTCACTTCAACCACTGGGGAGAGGAGCACCAAGTCTGCTTCACCAATGCAGACAGAGGGCTGA